A window of Streptomyces sp. N50 contains these coding sequences:
- a CDS encoding APC family permease — MSGSPPPDGGFVRRVGLFQATAINMSQMCGIGPFVTIPLMVAAFGGPQAVIGFVAGAILALADGLVWAEMGAAMPGSGGSYVYLRQAFQYRTGRLMPFLFVWTAMLFIPLIMSTGVVGFVQYLGYLAPDLGKTSGDLIGLGVIAVVILLLWRGIENIARITAVMWTVMIAAVFLVIVAAASDFSAHLAFTYPAHAFDLGSDKFWLGFAGGLTIGIYDYLGYNTTAYMGAEIKDPGRTLPRSILFSIVGIMAIYLMLQIGTLGVIDWHRMTNVNDIASTSVASAVLEKTWGKGAADTVTVLILITAFASVFTGLLGGSRVPYDAARERVFFRPYAKLHPKHRFPMLGLATMGVITAIGFLIGRHTDLATLIQLLTTVMVIVQALAQIIALTVLRKRQPALRRPYRMWLYPVPSIVAFVGWCVIYGYADKNSPGRHPIEWSLAWLALGCVAFVIWARFEKVWPFGPKEITEEYLTETTPDPEPAGA, encoded by the coding sequence ATGTCCGGCAGTCCGCCCCCAGACGGCGGTTTCGTCCGCCGCGTCGGCCTCTTCCAGGCCACCGCCATCAACATGAGCCAGATGTGCGGCATCGGGCCGTTCGTGACGATCCCGCTGATGGTCGCCGCGTTCGGCGGTCCGCAGGCGGTGATCGGCTTCGTCGCGGGGGCGATCCTCGCGCTGGCCGACGGGCTCGTGTGGGCCGAGATGGGCGCCGCGATGCCCGGGTCCGGCGGCAGTTACGTCTATCTGCGCCAGGCCTTCCAGTACCGCACCGGGCGGCTGATGCCGTTCCTGTTCGTGTGGACGGCGATGCTCTTCATCCCGCTGATCATGTCGACCGGCGTGGTCGGCTTCGTGCAGTATCTCGGCTATCTGGCACCGGACTTGGGCAAGACGTCCGGCGACCTGATCGGCCTCGGCGTGATCGCCGTGGTGATCCTGCTGCTGTGGCGCGGCATCGAGAACATCGCGCGCATCACCGCCGTGATGTGGACGGTGATGATCGCCGCGGTGTTCCTGGTCATCGTGGCCGCCGCGAGCGACTTCAGCGCGCACCTCGCCTTCACCTACCCGGCCCACGCCTTCGACCTGGGCAGCGACAAGTTCTGGCTCGGCTTCGCCGGCGGCCTGACCATCGGCATCTACGACTACCTCGGCTACAACACCACGGCCTACATGGGCGCCGAGATCAAGGACCCGGGCCGCACCCTCCCGCGCTCCATCCTCTTCTCCATCGTCGGCATCATGGCGATCTACCTGATGCTGCAGATCGGCACGCTGGGCGTCATCGACTGGCACCGGATGACGAACGTGAACGACATCGCCTCCACCTCGGTGGCCTCGGCGGTCCTGGAGAAGACCTGGGGCAAGGGCGCGGCCGACACGGTCACCGTCCTGATCCTCATCACGGCCTTCGCCTCGGTCTTCACCGGCCTTCTGGGCGGCTCGCGGGTGCCCTACGACGCGGCCCGCGAACGCGTCTTCTTCCGCCCCTACGCCAAGCTCCACCCCAAGCACCGCTTCCCGATGCTGGGCCTGGCCACGATGGGCGTGATCACGGCGATCGGCTTCCTCATCGGCCGCCACACGGACCTGGCGACCCTGATCCAGCTCCTGACCACGGTCATGGTCATCGTCCAGGCACTCGCCCAGATCATCGCGCTCACGGTCCTGCGCAAACGCCAGCCGGCCCTGCGCCGCCCGTACCGCATGTGGCTCTACCCCGTGCCGAGCATCGTCGCCTTCGTCGGCTGGTGCGTGATCTACGGCTACGCCGACAAGAACTCCCCGGGCCGCCACCCCATCGAGTGGTCCCTCGCCTGGCTCGCCCTCGGCTGCGTCGCGTTCGTCATCTGGGCCCGCTTCGAGAAGGTCTGGCCGTTCGGCCCGAAGGAGATCACGGAGGAGTACCTCACTGAGACGACCCCGGACCCTGAACCCGCGGGCGCCTAA
- a CDS encoding ROK family transcriptional regulator: protein MPVSDAVERPDQPWSRQRLRSTNARLLLDRLRTSGAASRAQLARETGLSKPTVSSALAALEEAGLVHEVGTQAPERGRTAVLYAPDPSAGYALGIDVGRSWLRVAVANLDGEVVARADVRNRARSSGAMAELVVATAHQVVANSEVEPAAVVYAVVGTPGVYDEQRRRVRYAMHLPGWGRAGLFDRMREELGVPLEVHNDANLAALGEYTYGVGAGSRLFAYIMIGTGLGMGVVSEGRLFTGAHGGAGEIGFLPWPGRQKPETLEDAVSGVAVVEAARRFGMSGQQLTAKAVFDAARQGNTAAIKAVELEGERIAHTVAAAAAVLDPDLVVLGGGVGHSVDLLLRPVRENLRALTPLRPKIVPSALGEDAVLLGAVATALGTARDLVFERHSAS, encoded by the coding sequence ATGCCCGTCAGTGACGCCGTGGAGCGACCGGACCAGCCCTGGAGCCGCCAGCGGCTGCGCAGTACGAACGCGCGGCTGCTGCTCGACCGGCTGCGCACCTCGGGTGCCGCCTCGCGGGCCCAACTCGCCCGCGAGACAGGCCTGTCGAAGCCGACGGTCTCCAGCGCGCTCGCCGCGCTGGAGGAGGCGGGACTGGTCCACGAGGTCGGTACGCAGGCCCCCGAACGCGGTCGGACCGCCGTGCTCTACGCCCCCGATCCGTCCGCCGGGTACGCGCTCGGGATCGACGTCGGACGCAGCTGGCTGCGGGTCGCGGTGGCCAATCTGGACGGCGAGGTGGTGGCCCGCGCGGACGTCCGCAACCGGGCCCGCAGCTCGGGCGCGATGGCCGAGCTGGTGGTGGCCACCGCCCACCAGGTCGTCGCGAACTCCGAGGTCGAACCGGCCGCGGTGGTGTACGCCGTCGTGGGCACGCCCGGTGTCTACGACGAGCAGCGGCGCCGGGTGCGGTACGCGATGCATCTCCCGGGCTGGGGCCGCGCCGGGCTGTTCGACCGGATGCGGGAGGAGCTGGGCGTCCCGCTGGAGGTGCACAACGACGCGAATCTCGCGGCGCTCGGCGAGTACACGTACGGCGTCGGCGCGGGCAGTCGGCTGTTCGCGTACATCATGATCGGCACCGGTCTCGGCATGGGTGTGGTCAGCGAGGGGCGGCTGTTCACGGGGGCGCACGGCGGCGCCGGGGAGATCGGGTTCCTGCCGTGGCCGGGGCGGCAGAAGCCGGAGACGCTGGAGGACGCGGTGTCCGGGGTGGCCGTTGTGGAGGCGGCCCGCCGATTCGGGATGAGCGGGCAGCAGCTCACCGCGAAGGCCGTGTTCGACGCGGCCCGGCAGGGAAACACCGCCGCCATCAAGGCAGTTGAGCTGGAGGGCGAGCGGATCGCGCACACGGTGGCGGCGGCCGCGGCCGTCCTCGATCCGGACCTGGTCGTCCTGGGCGGCGGGGTCGGACACAGCGTGGATCTGCTGCTGCGCCCGGTGCGGGAGAACCTCCGCGCGCTCACTCCGCTCCGCCCGAAGATCGTGCCCAGCGCGCTCGGCGAGGACGCGGTGCTGCTGGGTGCCGTGGCCACCGCGCTCGGCACCGCGCGGGACCTCGTCTTCGAGCGCCACTCGGCGTCCTGA